The following proteins are encoded in a genomic region of Populus trichocarpa isolate Nisqually-1 chromosome 13, P.trichocarpa_v4.1, whole genome shotgun sequence:
- the LOC18104407 gene encoding agamous-like MADS-box protein AGL80, which yields MGRRKVKHELISNESARKVTFRKRKAGLLKKLDELATLCGVIACAIIFSAYDDQPEIWPSPAEALFAFEELKRLPSRKPGKYMVDQEAFLSTNVSKLNQQLEKQRRKNLGLELELMMAGCKEGMDLHDLKRIKNPSESIQFLEEMIASVTSEIEHAENENNA from the coding sequence ATGGGCCGCAGGAAGGTAAAACATGAATTGATTTCCAATGAATCTGCCAGGAAAGTGACCTTCAGGAAGAGGAAGGCTGGCCTACTGAAGAAGCTTGATGAACTCGCAACTCTTTGTGGGGTTATTGCTTGCGCTATTATTTTCAGTGCCTATGATGATCAACCAGAGATCTGGCCTTCCCCCGCAGAAGCATTGTTTGCGTTTGAAGAGTTGAAGAGATTACCATCAAGAAAGCCAGGAAAATACATGGTGGACCAAGAAGCTTTTCTCAGCACAAACGTATCCAAGCTGAATCAGCAACTGGAGAAACAAAGGCGGAAAAATCTAGGGCTTGAGTTGGAGTTAATGATGGCCGGCTGCAAAGAAGGTATGGATTTACATGATTTAAAACGCATAAAAAACCCGTCTGAATCAATTCAGTTTCTGGAGGAAATGATTGCGTCTGTCACCTCTGAGATCGAGCATGCTGAGAATGAGAATAATGCTTAA